TAAACTGTTGTCGTACATCATCTTGCGTCCGACGAAGCCAGGTCGGCATCGGAGGCGGATGTGCCAGTGTGGCCCAACTTTTCGAGTCGTCAGCCAGAACCCGGCGTAACCCCTTGCAACATCCTGCTTTACGGCGTTTCCCGGCCACCGGGCGGGGTGGGACACGGCTGGGACACGATTGGATCGGCGCCACACCCGCGCGGCGCCCCAGGGGGTTTCCGCAGAGCATCCTCCAAACGAAACCGCCCCCAGCCATCGGCGGCTGGGGGCGGTTCTGACCTTGGAGCCCGGATACGGCCACTGCCTCAGTCGGCGCTCCAGTCGAGCAGCACCGGCCTGCACCCGATCGTCGCGTGGCAGGCCGTGTGCTGCAGCGTCTGGTTGGCGAGCAGGTTGCCGGTCGTGTTGATCGTCGAGAAGTCGATCGTCCACCCCTCGTAGGTGAAGCCGCCGCTTCCCTTGGTCGTCTTCTTCTGCGCGTTGTAGTGCACGGCCGCCGTGACCGCCTCCGTGAGCACCATCTCCCCGGTCTCGGCGTCTTCTCCGGCGAACCCCTGGAAGTTGAGGTTCTGGCTTCCGCTGCTCGGCAGTACCCAATTGACGAACATCTGGAAGTCGAGGACCTCGCCTCCACCGCTGCCGTAGCACTGCGCGTGCGGCTTGTCGGAAGTGGTGTTGTCCTCCGGGTTGCGCCAGAAGCCGGGCATCACGACCCAGTTCGTCTTCCTGCTCGACGAGGAGAAGCACTCCCCCTTGCCGTTGTTGCCCGGTCCGCTCGAGCGGTAGCCGGCGGCCCCGCCCGTGCTGATGACGATCTGGGCGTTCAGGAGCGTCATGGGGCTGGCGACCCCGAACGAGCCCGACTCGGGAGCCGTGACCGGGTTCGCGAGGTCGGAGCAGGCGGTGAACGCCAGTACGGCGAGAGGGAGGAAGGCGAGCTTCTTCATGGAGGTGTCTCCTACGACAGTTGGGTTCCCGGCGACCGGCCGGAGTGACCCTTCTTCGGTAGCTGGACTATCTCGGGTTCTACCGAGATCCCCGGCTTTGCGGACCGGCCTCGCGACCGGGGTGCCGTTGTCGGAAGGAGCGACACTGGATGCAGCGGAAGTGCTGATCGTGTCGTGCCCCGGAGCAGGGCAAGCGCCAAGCCCGCCACGGCACGCTCGGGTAAGCGCATGCCACCGAACCATTTAGATCAAAACGGCACGCCACGCGCCCCCGCGCCCGCTGTGCCACATTGGCTCAGGGTCGTTCCGGGCGAATGCCGGTGCGACTCCGCATCCAGTTGCGGATCATATGGTTACGGCGGAAGGGAGGGAGCGGGGGAGGGGTGGGACATGCCTGGGACAGCCTGCTGGCCCGTACGACAGGCGCCGCGCTGCCGGTCAGGCCCGGTCGGCCTGGGGGAGGAGCCCGTACTCTTCCAGGCGGCGGTAGAGCGTGCGGCGGGGGACCCCCAGCTCCTCCGCGGCGCGGGACCGGTTCCCGCCGCAGCGCCGGAGCACCTCCAGCGTGTACTCGCGCTCCAGCTCGGCCAGGGTGAGATGCCGCTCCGCGGCGGCGCGGACCCGCTCGTTGCGCAGCCCCGCCACCGCCAGCTCGGAGGGGAGGTCCTCCGGGCTCACCTCCGCGGAGTGGGCGAGCACGGCCGCGCGCTCCACCACGTTGCGCAGCTCGCGGACGTTGCCGGGCCAGGAATAGGCGACCAGCGCGGAGAGCGCGGCGGGGGAGAAGCGCATCTCCTCCCTCCCCTCGCGCTCGGCGAACTCGGCCAGGAAGCGCTCCGCCAGGAGGGGGATGTCGGTGGCACGCTCCCGGAGCGCGGGGATCTCCAGCCGGAGCACGTGGATCCGGTAGTAAAGGTCCTCGCGGAAGGCGCCGTCGCGGATCCGCTGCTCCAGCTCCCGGTGCGTCGCGGCGACTACCCGGGCGTCCGAGTGCCGCGTCTCCACGTCGCCCACCCGCCGGAACTCGCCGGACTGGAGGAACCGCAGCAGCTTGGGCTGCAGGTGGAGCGGCAGCTCGGCCACCTCGTCCAGGAAGAGCGTGCCGCCGTCGGCGGCCTGCACCAGCCCCACCCGGTCGCGGTCGGCGTTGGTGAACGCCCCGCGCACGTGGCCGAACAGCTCCGACTCGATGAGGTGCTCGGGGATCGCCCCGCAGTTCACCGGTACGAAGGAGCCGCGACCGCTGGCCCGGTGCAGCGCGTGGGCGAAGAGCTCCTTCCCCGTCCCCGTCTCGCCCGTGATGAGCACCGAGGCGGGCGACCGGGCGATGCGGGCGACGCGCTCGAAGAGCCGGACCATGGGTCGGCTCCTGCCGATGAGTCCCGCCAGGTACCCTCCCGCCGTCCGGCGCGCGCGCGCCTGCTCGCGCCGGGAGCGCGACTCTTCCAGCACCCGCGCCACCGCGGCCAGGAGCGCCGGGGTGCCGAACGGCTTGGTGAGGTAGTCCGCCGCCCCGGCGCGGGTCAGCGCCACCGCCCCCTCGATGGAGCCGAAGGCGGTCACCGCGATCACGGGGATCTCGGGGAACGCGCCGCGGACCTCCGCCAGCAGCTCCTCGCCGCGCATGCCGGGCATCATCAGGTCGGTGACCACCAGGTCCACCGCCTGGCTCTGCAGCGTCTCCAGCGCCTCGCGCGCGTTGGCGGCGGCGGCCACGTGATAGCCGTTCGCTTCCAGCACCTCGCACAC
The DNA window shown above is from Longimicrobiaceae bacterium and carries:
- a CDS encoding sigma-54 dependent transcriptional regulator, producing the protein MSGAEARERVLLVEDDDSLRALVCEVLEANGYHVAAAANAREALETLQSQAVDLVVTDLMMPGMRGEELLAEVRGAFPEIPVIAVTAFGSIEGAVALTRAGAADYLTKPFGTPALLAAVARVLEESRSRREQARARRTAGGYLAGLIGRSRPMVRLFERVARIARSPASVLITGETGTGKELFAHALHRASGRGSFVPVNCGAIPEHLIESELFGHVRGAFTNADRDRVGLVQAADGGTLFLDEVAELPLHLQPKLLRFLQSGEFRRVGDVETRHSDARVVAATHRELEQRIRDGAFREDLYYRIHVLRLEIPALRERATDIPLLAERFLAEFAEREGREEMRFSPAALSALVAYSWPGNVRELRNVVERAAVLAHSAEVSPEDLPSELAVAGLRNERVRAAAERHLTLAELEREYTLEVLRRCGGNRSRAAEELGVPRRTLYRRLEEYGLLPQADRA